One window from the genome of Ananas comosus cultivar F153 linkage group 13, ASM154086v1, whole genome shotgun sequence encodes:
- the LOC109719455 gene encoding NADH dehydrogenase [ubiquinone] iron-sulfur protein 5-B produces the protein MASGWGITGNKGRCYDFWTDFSECMSRCREPKDCSLLRDDYLECLHHSKEFQRRNRIYKEEQRQKRAAERKAKEEAKGGGEAIHH, from the exons ATGGCGTCCGGGTGGGGGATAACGGGGAACAAGGGGCGGTGCTACGACTTCTGGACGGACTTCAGCGAGTGCATGTCCCGCTGCCGCGAGCCCAAGGACTGCTCCCTCCTCCGCGACGACTACCTCGAGTGCCTCCACCACTCCAAGGAG TTTCAAAGGAGGAACAGAATCTATAAAGAGGAGCAGCGCCAAAAAAGAGCGGCGGAACGGAAGGCCAAGGAGGAAGCCAAAGGGGGCGGTGAGGCCATTCATCATTAG
- the LOC109719454 gene encoding uncharacterized protein LOC109719454 (The sequence of the model RefSeq protein was modified relative to this genomic sequence to represent the inferred CDS: added 27 bases not found in genome assembly), with protein MRVLAMVGAGERRRRRWRIGRSGCSANPILALSGLRRTRLARLRGTPRLAPTPLRRLFPRLESLNASSFPLPSLLPRPTALPRTLALLDLRASTIDGSVPSSLACSGGRDDDSWVAAATTRGWRRAGTRRGCSSPGTAPGGTSPTTSP; from the coding sequence atGAGGGTGTTGGCGATGGTGggggcgggggagaggaggcggcggcggtggcggatcGGCCGGAGTGGGTGCAGCGCCAACCCCATCCTCGCACTCTCTGGCCTTCGCCGTACCCGCCTCGCGCGGCTTCGCGGCACCCCGCGCCTCGCCCCAACACCGCTCCGCCGCCTTTTCCCTCGCCTCGAGTCCCTCAACGCCTCCTCCTTCCCCCTCCCAAGCCTCCTCCCCCGCCCCACCGCGCTCCCGCGAACCCTCGCTCTCCTCGACCTCCGCGCCTCCACCATTGATGGCTCTGTCCCCTCCTCCCTCGCCTGCTCCGGCGGCCGCGATGACGACTCGtgggtggcggcggcgacgacccGTGggtggcggcgcgcggggacccGGCGCGGGTGTTCCTCGCCGGGGACAGCGCCGGGG
- the LOC109719285 gene encoding condensin-2 complex subunit D3, whose protein sequence is MHKCYGDRAKHFSVXSSPSKHLRKRKPSKSPPADPHPELGDLLPRVLDLLATVLCRLRLAEFPDARKSLIETLTTILTSQHRLSDRCFLILQILLSRPEHGDPTATAAEVLRSLAPIILSPTKSPIRAAAVGFVTKKVAPLSRENEGVRRALVYLPRFLAMKAPEKAEPRACAVDSIMEILRSMVDEDRIGFAEYVVKMTEGKTQLRLVAVDLIPALLMSLPDPFLLKVSGEAVGANWVSGCLEALVKRCSDSVGAIRARALMNLSQVAGLLPEDEEKREALREIMGVGNGGFSKLLRRRCVDDKSAVRRAALLLISKLMPLIGKHVDESLLTTIGSACSDPLVSIRKAALAAISEVFRSYPDSRVTSEWLHTVPPLIVDNETSIQEECENLFLELVLNRISRAANVKLNDDTMDWDLIFPKSTLELLKGFSNGELAPCVKKICTSLGKKKRLSPSIARSLQNIITTSESLCLRSSMPIGKWTAPRGAWWLLSQVSLFTPKAVDWKFLCHHWQLLDNVIQEEKGEVPEKQDENPTSWAIDRVSLLEAISNVSLELPVEPAAELAHNLLARIENFNMHLSEVDAHVKALKVLCKKKATKPKEGEKLVHKWVQQLLSKAVDILDSYIYEVSESKKENNFLTPLSGRRKGKKGKSASKTMPQAVTAVFTVGSLVLACPSADFQSIVPLVHTIITSGNSEPRPRKLVGLTVSFKEVAPTLYVQSWATMAKICLINDKLAKRYIPLFVQELERSDCAALRNNIMVAMADFCVRYTALVDCYINKITMSLRDPCEVVRRQTFILLSKLLQRDYVKWKGVLFLRFLPSLVDDSEKIRHLADFLFGSILKAKAPLLAYNSFIEAILALNDCHVHAGHSDTQAGSYQGPLLFAIRGTDERSRSKRMHIYVSLLRQMAPEHLLATSAKLCAEILAAASDGILDVDDITGQAVFQDTLQILACKEMRLHSNRSPEASEMDEDSNNGSAATAKGRVVTQVAKKNLIQIAIPIFIELKRLLESKNSPLTGCLMDCLRALLKDYKNEIEEILVADKQLQKELLYDMQKHEDAAAAKAKSPAAATEGGPTPPAAMRSVMREVNRKPSTPPLSLMSLPKVKSANNGGAILNGERPPNLLESLRRRQSFESDDEN, encoded by the exons ATGCACAAATGCTATGGCGATCGAGCAAAGCATTTTTCCGTTTNCTCTTCCCCCAGCAAGCATCTCCGTAAGAGAAAACCATCGAAATCCCCACCCGCCGATCCCCACCCCGAGCTCGGCGACCTCCTCCCCCGGGTTCTTGACCTCCTCGCCACCGTGCTTTgccgcctccgcctcgccgAATTCCCGGACGCCCGCAAGTCCTTAATCGAGACTCTTACCACCATCCTAACATCACAGCATCGCCTTTCGGATCGCTGCTTCCTTATACTCCAAATTCTACTCTCAAGGCCTGAACATGGTGATCCGACTGCCACGGCAGCCGAGGTTCTTCGTTCCCTTGCCCCGATCATCCTCTCTCCTACGAAATCCCCCATTAGGGCAGCCGCCGTCGGGTTTGTTACCAAAAAGGTGGCGCCTTTGAGCCGGGAGAATGAAGGGGTGAGGAGGGCTTTAGTGTACCTCCCACGGTTCTTGGCCATGAAGGCGCCAGAGAAAGCCGAGCCCAGAGCTTGTGCTGTGGACTCTATTATGGAGATTCTCCGTTCTATGGTGGATGAGGATCGGATTGGGTTCGCTGAATATGTGGTTAAGATGACAGAAGGGAAGACTCAGCTTAGATTAGTAGCTGTTGATCTCATTCCAGCACTCTTGATGTCTCTGCCTGACCCATTTTTGCTGAAGGTTTCTGGGGAAGCTGTGGGTGCCAATTGGGTGTCGGGATGCTTGGAGGCATTAGTAAAGCGGTGCTCCGATTCGGTCGGAGCTATCCGAGCTAGGGCTTTGATGAATCTTTCTCAAGTAGCGGGTTTGCTTCCAGAGGATGAAGAGAAGCGAGAAGCACTGCGGGAGATAATGGGAGTAGGGAATGGTGGTTTTAGCAAGCTATTGAGGAGGAGGTGTGTTGATGATAAATCTGCAGTGAGGAGGGCAGCACTTTTGCTAATCTCAAAGTTGATGCCACTGATTGGAAAGCATGTCGATGAATCGCTCCTCACGACGATTGGGTCAGCTTGTTCTGACCCACTAGTCAGTATTCGTAAAGCAGCTCTGGCAGCTATTTCAGAG GTTTTTAGAAGTTATCCCGATAGTAGAGTGACGAGCGAATGGCTTCACACAGTCCCACCCTTGATAGTGGATAATGAAACAAGCATCCAggaagaatgtgagaatttATTTCTTGAATTAGTCTTGAATCGAATCTCCCGAGCTGCAAATGTGAAACTGAATGATGATACAATGGATTGGGATTTGATATTTCCTAAAAGTACATTGGAGTTGTTAAAGGGGTTTTCCAATGGGGAATTGGCTCCATGCGTAAAGAAGATATGTACAAGCCTTGGAAAGAAGAAAAGGCTAAGCCCGTCAATTGCTAGATCACTTCAAAACATCATAACAACTTCTGAATCTTTATGCTTAAGAAGTTCAATGCCAATAGGGAAGTGGACGGCCCCAAGGGGAGCTTGGTGGCTTCTTTCCCAGGTCTCATTGTTCACGCCCAAAGCAGTAGACTGGAAGTTCCTTTGTCATCATTGGCAGCTTCTTGATAATGTTATCCAAGAGGAGAAAGGTGAAGTACCTGAGAAACAGGATGAAAACCCTACTTCGTGGGCTATAGATCGTGTTTCTCTCTTAGAAGCGATTTCAAATGTTTCCCTGGAGTTGCCTGTCGAACCTGCTGCTGAGTTGGCTCACAACTTGCTGGCACGTATTGAGAATTTTAATATGCACTTAAGTGAG GTTGATGCTCATGTAAAAGCCCTAAAAGTTTTATGCAAGAAGAAGGCCACAAAGCCCAAAGAGGGTGAAAAGCTCGTGCATAAATGGGTGCAGCAGCTGCTATCCAAAGCTGTGGACATTCTTGACAGCTATATATATGAGGTTTCAGAAAGCAAGAAGGAAAACAACTTCTTGACTCCTCTAAGTGGCAGGAGGAAGGGCAAGAAAGGAAAATCTGCATCAAAAACTATGCCACAAGCAGTTACTGCAGTCTTCACAGTTGGGTCATTGGTTCTAGCTTGCCCATCAGCTGATTTTCAGAGCATTGTACCTTTGGTACATACTATAATAACGTCAGGAAATTCTGAACCAAGACCGAGAAAGCTTGTGGGACTAACTGTTTCATTCAAAGAGGTGGCCCCTACTTTGTATGTTCAATCATGGGCTACGATGGCAAAAATATGTCTTATCAATGATAAGCTAGCAAAGCGTTATATCCCACTCTTTGTGCAG GAGCTAGAAAGGAGTGATTGTGCAGCCCTTCGCAATAATATTATGGTTGCGATGGCAGATTTTTGTGTTCGGTACACGGCATTAGTTGACTG TTATATCAATAAAATCACAATGTCATTACGCGATCCTTGTGAAGTAGTGAGGAGACAGACTTTCATCttactttcaaaattattacaa AGAGACTATGTGAAGTGGAAAGGGGTTCTCTTTCTTCGGTTTTTACCATCTCTGGTGGATGATTCTGAAAAGATAAGGCATCTGGCTGATTTCCTATTCGGGAGCATCTTAAAAG CTAAGGCACCACTTCTGGCATATAACAGCTTCATAGAAGCGATTTTAGCTCTAAATGATTGCCATGTACATGCTGGGCATAGTGACACTCAGGCAGGTTCATACCAAGGGCCTCTACTTTTTGCGATAAG AGGCACCGATGAGAGATCGCGGTCGAAAAGGATGCACATCTATGTTTCCTTGTTAAGGCAAATGGCACCTGAGCATCTTTTGGCCACTTCGGCTAAATTATGTGCTGAGATCTTAGCAGCTGCTTCTGATGGCATACTCGATGTTGATGACATCACTGGGCAAGCCGTATTTCAG GACACTTTACAAATTCTCGCCTGCAAAGAGATGAGACTCCATTCAAACCGCAGCCCGGAAGCATCTGAGATGGACGAAGACAGCAACAATGGTTCTGCAGCAACTGCAAAAGGGAGGGTGGTCACTCAAGTAGCAAAGAAAAATCTAATCCAAATTGCCATCCCCATATTCATCGAGCTAAAGCGGCTTCTTGAAAGCAAGAACAGCCCCCTCACTGGCTGCCTGATGGATTGCCTTCGAGCTCTCCTCAAGGACTACAAGAATGAGATCGAGGAGATACTCGTCGCAGACAAGCAGCTCCAAAAGGAGCTCCTTTATGATATGCAAAAGCATGAGGATGCTGCTGCTGCGAAGGCCAAATCACCAGCAGCGGCGACGGAGGGTGGTCCAACACCACCAGCAGCCATGAGGTCAGTGATGAGGGAAGTAAACCGAAAACCGTCGACCCCTCCCCTCTCTTTGATGAGCTTGCCCAAGGTTAAGTCTGCCAACAATGGTGGTGCAATACTAAATGGTGAGCGGCCCCCCAATTTGTTGGAGTCTTTGCGGCGCAGGCAATCATTTGAGTCTGACGATGAGAATTAG